A single genomic interval of Prunus dulcis chromosome 5, ALMONDv2, whole genome shotgun sequence harbors:
- the LOC117627885 gene encoding cytochrome P450 71A1-like — protein sequence MALLSLLNQTWQQLQSNLFLLPILFLSLYILLSLVRSSGKPLNLPPSPPKLPIIGNLHQLGAFPHRSLRALSKKYGPLMFLNLGNVPALVVSSADMAREVMKTHDTVFSSRPQTTAPGILFYEGHDVAFAPYGDYWRKVRKICVLELLSLKRVHQFQYARVEEVAEMVAKIQKACGAESPINLSDTLISTSNNIVCRSILGKKFDDADDSWFGDTAKDLMVKVMSFSFGDFFPALRWLDHVRGYIAGLKAIFSRFDRFYDQLIDEHKTANGEGKANKKDFVDILLQVQNDGSLDFDFTKEDLKALLQDMFVGGSDTSSTSMVWLVAELVRNPRVMKKVQEEVRRVVGEKGKVEESDLNQMKYMKCVIKESFRLHPPAPLLIPREATADVKLGGYDIPAKTRVFVSAFAIQRDPKIWDNPEEFIPERFEDSSIDFKGQDFELLPFGAGRRGCPGIAFGIVSAEQVLANILYWFDWKVPETSGNALPEALDMSEVYGLTVRKKAPLNLVPVPYFP from the exons ATGGCTCTGTTATCACTTCTGAATCAAACATGGCAACAGCTCCAGAGCAATCTTTTCCTGCTTCCCattctcttcctttctctctACATTTTGCTTTCACTTGTTAGATCAAGTGGGAAACCACTTAACCTACCACCTTCCCCACCAAAGCTGCCTATAATCGGAAACCTCCACCAGCTAGGCGCCTTCCCGCACCGCTCCCTTCGTGCTCTCTCCAAGAAGTATGGCCCTCTGATGTTTTTGAACTTGGGCAATGTCCCTGCTCTGGTTGTTTCATCTGCGGACATGGCCAGGGAGGTCATGAAGACTCATGACACAGTCTTTTCTAGCCGACCACAAACCACTGCTCCTGGTATCTTGTTCTATGAAGGCCATGACGTGGCCTTTGCGCCTTACGGAGATTACTGGAGGAAAGTTCGGAAGATTTGTGTTCTTGAGCTGCTGAGTCTTAAAAGAGTGCATCAGTTTCAGTACGCTAGGGTGGAAGAAGTTGCAGAGATGGTTGCCAAGATTCAAAAAGCGTGCGGCGCGGAGTCTCCCATTAATCTCAGTGACACGCTGATCTCCACCTCCAACAACATTGTTTGTAGGTCTATTCTCGGAAAGAAGTTTGATGATGCAGATGATAGTTGGTTTGGGGACACGGCGAAAGATTTGATGGTGAAAGTAATGAGCTTCAGCTTTGGAGATTTCTTCCCTGCTTTGAGATGGCTTGACCATGTTAGAGGCTACATTGCAGGTTTAAAAGCGATTTTTTCGCGATTCGATAGGTTCTATGATCAGTTGATTGATGAACACAAGACAGCAAATGGGGAAGGGAAGGCTAATAAGAAGGATTTTGTGGATATTCTCCTCCAAGTTCAAAATGATGGCTCGCTTGACTTTGATTTCACAAAAGAGGACCTCAAAGCACTTCTGCAG GACATGTTTGTGGGTGGAAGCGATACTAGTTCGACGTCGATGGTATGGCTAGTGGCAGAGCTTGTGAGAAACCCAAGAGTGATGAAGAAAGTCCAAGAAGAAGTAAGAAGAGTTGTGGGGGAAAAGGGAAAGGTAGAAGAGAGTGACCTCAACCAAATGAAGTACATGAAATGTGTCATCAAAGAAAGTTTCAGGCTGCATCCTCCGGCTCCTCTTTTAATTCCTCGTGAAGCAACTGCAGATGTGAAATTGGGAGGCTACGACATCCCGGCCAAAACAAGAGTGTTCGTCAGTGCATTTGCCATACAAAGGGACCCGAAAATCTGGGACAACCCAGAGGAGTTTATCCCGGAGAGGTTCGAGGACAGCTCCATTGATTTCAAAGGCCAGGACTTTGAGCTCCTCCCATTTGGTGCTGGGAGAAGGGGGTGCCCTGGAATTGCCTTTGGGATTGTTTCAGCTGAGCAGGTGCTTGCCAACATTCTCTACTGGTTTGATTGGAAAGTGCCTGAAACTAGTGGCAATGCATTGCCTGAGGCCTTGGACATGAGTGAAGTTTACGGGCTCACAGTCCGAAAGAAAGCTCCTCTTAATCTTGTGCCAGTGCCCTACTTCCCCTGA
- the LOC117628317 gene encoding cytochrome P450 71A1-like → MALLTLFNQIWQEGQLQSSTSSFNIFLVPILFLSIFILFSLTRSSSPSEKNRKLKLPPSPPRLPWIGNLHQLGSFPHRSLRALSKKYGDVMFMHFGKVPTLIVSSAEMAKDVMKTQDIVFCSRPQTTAPSILFYDGHDIAFAPYGEYWRQVRRICVLELLSLKRVHQFQYARVEEVAELVSKIRKASASANGAPINLGELLVSTSNNIICRCILGQKFEDKEDNWFGETTKELMTQVMSFSFGDFFPSLKWIDRARGYLAYLKSIWLEFDKFFDKLIDEHKAAQKEGKPRKKDIVDILLDVQKDGSLDFELTTSNVKAILQDMFVGGSDTSWTAAIWLMSELSQNPRVMKKVQEEVRRVAGKRGYVEESDINEMKYLTCVIKENLRLHPPAPLLLPREAMSDVKLGGFDIPEKTQVFVNAYAVQRDPKVWDKPDEFMPERFEENNVGFVGQDFELIPFGAGRRVCPGLAFGVASAQYVLANMLYWFDWKLPSGGSKLAETLDMSEVYGLTVHKKSPLYLVPTPYSP, encoded by the exons atggCTCTTCTAACACTTTTCAATCAAATTTGGCAAGAAGGGCAGCTGCAAAGCAGCACCAGTTCCTTCAACATTTTCCTGGTTCCTATTCTCTTCCTTTCAATATTCATCTTGTTTTCACTTACTAGATCATCCTCACCAAGTGAGAAAAACCGGAAACTCAAATTGCCACCTTCCCCACCAAGGCTGCCTTGGATTGGAAACCTTCACCAGCTAGGCTCATTCCCACACCGCTCTCTTCGAGCTCTGTCGAAGAAGTACGGCGATGTAATGTTCATGCACTTTGGCAAAGTTCCAACTCTGATAGTTTCATCTGCAGAGATGGCCAAGGACGTGATGAAGACCCAAGACATTGTGTTCTGCAGCAGGCCTCAAACTACTGCTCCAAGCATATTGTTCTACGACGGCCATGACATTGCGTTTGCTCCTTACGGGGAGTACTGGAGACAAGTTCGAAGAATTTGTGTTCTTGAGCTTCTGAGTCTCAAAAGAGTGCACCAGTTTCAGTACGCAAGGGTGGAGGAAGTTGCAGAGTTGGTCAGCAAGATTCGCAAAGCCTCCGCCAGCGCGAACGGTGCTCCGATTAATCTTGGGGAGCTGCTGGTGTCAACCTCCAACAACATTATCTGCAGGTGCATTCTTGGACAGAAGTTTGAGGACAAAGAAGACAACTGGTTTGGGGAGACCACAAAGGAGTTGATGACTCAGGTGATGAGTTTCAGCTTTGGAGATTTCTTCCCTTCTTTGAAATGGATTGACCGTGCCAGAGGCTACCTTGCATATTTGAAATCAATTTGGTTAgaatttgataaatttttcgATAAGTTGATTGACGAACATAAGGCAGCACAGAAAGAAGGTAAGCCTCGTAAAAAGGATATTGTGGATATTCTCCTCGACGTTCAAAAGGATGGCTCGCTTGACTTTGAGCTCACTACCTCCAATGTCAAAGCAATTCTGCAG gACATGTTTGTGGGTGGAAGTGATACTAGTTGGACAGCAGCGATTTGGTTAATGTCTGAGCTTTCGCAAAATCCACGGGTGATGAAGAAAGTCCAAGAAGAGGTAAGAAGAGTGGCGGGGAAAAGGGGATATGTAGAGGAGAGTGACATCAACGAAATGAAATACCTGACATGTGTGatcaaagaaaatttgagaCTTCACCCTCCAGCTCCTCTTTTACTTCCTCGGGAAGCAATGTCTGATGTAAAATTGGGAGGTTTCGACATCCCTGAGAAGACACAAGTGTTTGTGAATGCATACGCAGTACAAAGAGACCCCAAAGTCTGGGACAAGCCAGATGAGTTTATGCCAGAGAGGTTTGAGGAGAACAACGTTGGTTTCGTAGGTCAGGACTTTGAACTCATCCCATTTGGTGCTGGGAGAAGGGTGTGCCCTGGACTTGCCTTTGGGGTTGCTTCAGCGCAATATGTGCTTGCCAATATGCTATATTGGTTCGACTGGAAGTTGCCTAGTGGTGGCAGTAAATTGGCTGAGACCCTGGACATGTCCGAAGTTTACGGTCTCACAGTCCATAAGAAAAGTCCTCTTTATCTTGTTCCAACACCATACTCCCCTTGA